From the Acidicapsa ligni genome, one window contains:
- a CDS encoding nucleoside permease — translation MPIASTLIKTRLSLMMFLEYFIWGAWYVTLGTFTAEGLHFTGTQVGLAAGATAIGAMVSPFFVGLVADRLFATQRVLAALHCFGAAVLFLASLQGDFARFYWLELLYCLCFMPTLALTNSLAFRQMRDPQLEFGPIRVLGTAGWIVAGLLIGTLKLEATAVPMQLAAGASLVMAFYCLSLPHTPPITRVGRVTVQSIFPIEAVKLLGDRSMAIFAIASFLICIPLQFYYAFTNLYLNDIHVSNAASKMTGGQISELTCMLLIPWFFRRLGVKYMLVAGMVAWTLRYLCFAYGNASSGMWMLWAGIVLHGICYDFFFVTGQIYIDRKASLALRAAAQGLMTFLTYGAGMFVGSWLSGLVVEHYSSTVAGIVTYQWRAIWLFPAAASAIVLMLFLATFSDRERGRGVGESEFTAQTTP, via the coding sequence ATGCCGATTGCTTCAACGCTGATTAAAACTAGACTTAGCCTGATGATGTTCCTGGAGTATTTTATCTGGGGTGCGTGGTATGTGACGTTGGGAACGTTCACTGCAGAGGGTCTTCACTTTACGGGTACGCAGGTGGGGCTGGCGGCTGGTGCTACGGCGATTGGCGCGATGGTGTCGCCGTTCTTTGTGGGCCTGGTTGCGGACCGGTTGTTTGCTACGCAGCGGGTGCTGGCGGCGTTACATTGTTTTGGGGCGGCGGTGCTGTTTCTGGCTTCGCTGCAAGGGGATTTCGCGAGATTTTACTGGCTTGAGCTGTTGTATTGCCTGTGCTTTATGCCGACGCTGGCGTTGACCAATTCCCTTGCCTTTCGCCAGATGCGCGATCCGCAACTGGAGTTCGGCCCGATCCGCGTGCTGGGTACCGCGGGCTGGATTGTGGCCGGGCTGTTGATTGGAACGCTCAAGCTGGAGGCGACGGCGGTGCCGATGCAGCTGGCGGCGGGCGCTTCGCTGGTGATGGCTTTTTACTGCCTGAGTCTGCCGCACACGCCGCCTATCACGCGCGTGGGACGGGTGACGGTGCAGTCTATTTTTCCGATCGAGGCGGTGAAGCTGCTGGGCGATCGATCGATGGCGATTTTTGCGATCGCTTCGTTTTTGATCTGCATTCCGCTGCAGTTTTATTACGCGTTTACGAATCTCTATCTCAATGACATTCATGTGAGCAATGCGGCCTCCAAGATGACGGGTGGGCAGATTTCTGAGCTGACGTGCATGCTGCTGATCCCGTGGTTCTTTCGCAGGCTGGGCGTGAAGTACATGCTGGTGGCGGGGATGGTGGCATGGACGCTGCGCTATCTGTGCTTTGCTTATGGCAATGCGAGCTCGGGTATGTGGATGTTGTGGGCGGGCATTGTGCTGCACGGCATCTGCTATGACTTCTTTTTTGTGACGGGGCAGATCTACATCGATCGCAAGGCTTCGCTGGCGTTGCGTGCGGCAGCGCAGGGGTTGATGACTTTTCTCACCTACGGAGCGGGGATGTTTGTCGGTTCGTGGCTGTCGGGGCTGGTGGTGGAGCATTACTCCTCTACGGTCGCGGGTATTGTTACTTATCAATGGCGGGCTATCTGGCTCTTCCCTGCGGCGGCTTCTGCTATCGTCCTCATGTTGTTCCTGGCGACATTTTCAGATCGCGAACGCGGGCGGGGTGTGGGCGAATCGGAGTTCACTGCACAGACGACACCGTAA
- a CDS encoding sugar phosphate isomerase/epimerase family protein, translated as MRVLSRRRFLITTGGAGAAAVAASLLPRMAVASPMGLPIGIQLYSVGKPLTEDTAGTLTQVYAMGYREVETAGYAKKTAKEFRALLDAAGLVCPSAHLQLSGDGLDAQFDDAHALGAHYAVSSLLSVKDSGDSKAASTDPKAAALERFKRLAARMNELGKKANAAGLQYAYHNHNIEFQKMPDGTPGYDVLLKETDPELVKFEIDCGWMVIAGGSPVAYFKKYPGRFRMLHIKDFKPVSKPVIGLGGPDRPQGVDLGTGFVDYAPIFAAGNAAGIEHAFVEQEAPYPVSELVSVKNDVAFMQKFN; from the coding sequence ATGCGTGTGCTTTCGAGACGACGATTTCTGATTACAACAGGCGGCGCGGGCGCTGCGGCTGTTGCTGCTTCATTGCTGCCTCGCATGGCCGTGGCGAGCCCGATGGGACTGCCGATCGGCATTCAGCTTTACTCGGTCGGCAAGCCGCTGACGGAAGATACGGCGGGAACGCTGACGCAGGTGTACGCGATGGGCTATCGCGAAGTGGAAACGGCGGGATACGCGAAGAAGACTGCGAAGGAATTTCGCGCGCTGCTGGATGCGGCGGGCCTGGTGTGTCCGAGCGCGCATTTGCAGCTCTCCGGAGACGGGCTGGATGCACAGTTTGACGATGCACACGCGCTGGGAGCGCATTATGCGGTGAGCTCGTTGCTGTCCGTGAAGGATTCCGGGGATTCCAAGGCGGCTTCGACGGACCCGAAGGCAGCGGCGCTGGAGCGGTTCAAGAGGCTGGCTGCGCGGATGAATGAGCTTGGGAAAAAGGCCAATGCCGCGGGCTTGCAGTATGCGTATCACAACCACAATATCGAGTTTCAAAAGATGCCGGATGGTACGCCGGGCTACGATGTGTTGCTGAAGGAAACGGATCCGGAGCTGGTGAAGTTTGAAATCGATTGCGGATGGATGGTGATTGCAGGTGGCAGCCCGGTGGCCTATTTCAAGAAGTATCCGGGCCGCTTCCGCATGCTGCATATCAAGGACTTCAAGCCGGTTTCGAAGCCGGTTATTGGATTGGGTGGACCGGACCGTCCGCAGGGAGTCGATCTGGGCACGGGGTTTGTGGATTATGCGCCGATCTTCGCTGCGGGCAACGCTGCTGGAATTGAACATGCGTTTGTCGAGCAGGAAGCTCCCTATCCAGTGTCGGAGCTGGTGTCGGTGAAGAACGACGTCGCATTCATGCAGAAGTTCAATTAA
- a CDS encoding Gfo/Idh/MocA family protein, translating into MLNRRNFLRAASVATAGSLAGVRLNALTGAEGGRKIAANDHIQLALIGAGIQGQGDTKVALEVPGVKLVAVADCYQGRLDHSKELWGNDVFTTRDYAEILARTDVDAVIVATPDHWHMKAATDAMKAGKDVYCEKPMIHLYSDGPEIIETARATGRIIQIGSQRVSSKIYLKAKELLAAGAIGELNMVSARWDRNSAMGAWDYTVPLDASTETCDWPRFLGTAPAIPFNPEHFFQWRKWKAYGSGVAGDLFVHLFSGTHFITGSKGPTRAMATGGLRFWKDGRDAPDVMLALFDYPEGFNLSLRVNFVNGGEDNEGFLFTGSEGTMEIAGNSVIVSRQPREKGPGLSIGTYADAMQGRLIEEYHKKYPIPHPMSLPPLGEDKYVAEPGYSDHYDHFYNFFSSVRSRKPVVEDAVFGFRAAGAALLSNLSYEKDSIIHWDPEAMKIV; encoded by the coding sequence ATGTTGAATCGCAGAAATTTTCTGAGGGCGGCGAGCGTGGCTACGGCCGGTTCGCTGGCCGGAGTACGGCTAAACGCGCTAACCGGGGCTGAAGGCGGCAGAAAGATCGCGGCGAACGATCATATTCAACTGGCGTTGATTGGCGCCGGAATCCAGGGACAAGGCGATACGAAGGTCGCGCTGGAGGTGCCGGGCGTGAAGCTGGTGGCTGTGGCGGACTGCTACCAGGGCAGACTGGATCACAGCAAGGAGCTGTGGGGTAACGATGTTTTCACCACTCGCGATTACGCGGAGATACTGGCGCGCACGGATGTGGATGCGGTCATTGTTGCTACTCCCGATCACTGGCATATGAAGGCGGCGACGGATGCGATGAAGGCGGGCAAGGACGTCTATTGCGAGAAGCCGATGATTCATCTGTATTCCGATGGGCCGGAGATTATTGAGACGGCGCGTGCGACGGGGCGGATCATTCAGATCGGCAGCCAGCGTGTGAGTTCGAAGATTTATCTGAAGGCGAAGGAATTGCTGGCGGCGGGAGCCATCGGCGAATTGAACATGGTTTCGGCGCGCTGGGATCGCAATTCGGCGATGGGTGCGTGGGACTATACCGTTCCTCTGGATGCATCGACGGAGACCTGCGACTGGCCACGCTTTCTGGGAACGGCTCCGGCGATTCCTTTCAACCCGGAACACTTCTTTCAATGGCGCAAGTGGAAGGCTTATGGAAGTGGTGTGGCGGGCGATTTGTTTGTGCATCTTTTCAGCGGCACGCACTTCATTACCGGCTCGAAAGGCCCAACGCGCGCGATGGCGACTGGTGGATTGCGCTTCTGGAAAGATGGCCGGGATGCTCCGGATGTGATGCTGGCGTTGTTCGATTATCCGGAGGGATTCAACCTGAGTTTGCGGGTGAACTTTGTGAATGGCGGCGAGGACAACGAGGGCTTCCTGTTCACGGGTTCGGAGGGCACGATGGAGATCGCCGGCAACTCGGTGATCGTGAGCCGGCAGCCGCGTGAGAAGGGTCCGGGACTATCGATTGGGACTTACGCGGATGCGATGCAGGGTCGGTTGATCGAGGAGTATCACAAGAAATATCCGATACCGCATCCGATGTCTCTGCCTCCGCTGGGCGAGGACAAGTATGTGGCTGAGCCGGGATACAGCGATCATTACGATCACTTCTACAACTTCTTCAGCTCGGTGCGTTCGCGCAAGCCGGTGGTGGAGGATGCTGTCTTCGGTTTCCGGGCGGCGGGCGCTGCGCTGCTGAGCAACCTGAGCTATGAGAAAGACTCCATCATTCATTGGGATCCGGAAGCGATGAAGATCGTTTAG
- a CDS encoding ABC transporter permease yields MLDTIQDAMRDLRFAIRQLRRSGAFTLTVILTLALGIGLNAAIFTMVDCVLLRPLGYHDADRIYGINTRFTDEGRAIPRVGGADFTDLASRITSLESAAYYQSYPDGLQAGSRTLYTDIGHVSPLFGEVMGVEPLAGRLFQSDRNAVVTAPQEAMVGSAFARQNFGSAAQALGQTLKYGGKLRVIVGVMPDGFSFPGKSQVWIELPSVPEWPSRSSYNQQVVAKVKPGVSAEQLNAEMATLSRQLSSAYPDDKLKALEAVPLQEQIVGKIRPTLRLLMGSVIVVLLIVCANITHLQLVRGTLLRREVTIRAALGATRSALARRAALEVLLLAVGGCAVGVLIALPALKLLVRLAPTEIPRLADVRLNLDVIGFSFLISLLTMGLTALLPLWRSWRIDPASAMRQDSGRGMETRGSGRLRQGLIVGEVALTLMLSVAALLLVRQLIAESQQYLGFVPEKLVVLDTHATSAAAEMMANHTGDAPSTPEMLAAYKQAQAADVEALRSLLEGIRSVPGVASATAVSGAPMTDGGSNGNYAIRGVNEFKAPYTGMPHANFTAVTAGYFETMSIPVLKGRGITDADRSGSEQVILISESLARQRFAGVDPIGKQIMFGWDDVNGWSTIVGVVGDVRQDSPASVPYPTVYVSVAQHPIIAPDMQIMVRTHADAGAMAATLDKYVKRQFPTVAVQTTRMRENVGESERAQHFRTLLFGSFAGVSILLAMIGMYGVTAYTVAQRRFEFALRFALGAQRGQVLASVLQRALSVAGVGVVSGVVLSLALMRAIGTLFGQMPAFDAMSYGIAAAGVLLIALSATLLPAYRAATVEPMQVLRNE; encoded by the coding sequence ATGCTGGATACGATTCAGGACGCGATGCGGGATTTGCGGTTTGCGATTCGGCAGCTACGGCGGTCGGGTGCTTTTACGCTGACGGTGATTCTGACGCTGGCTCTGGGCATTGGGTTGAATGCGGCCATCTTCACGATGGTGGACTGCGTGCTGCTGCGCCCCCTTGGATATCACGACGCTGATCGCATCTACGGCATCAATACTCGTTTTACCGACGAGGGAAGGGCGATTCCTCGTGTGGGCGGGGCAGATTTTACAGATCTGGCGAGCAGGATCACCTCGCTGGAGTCTGCAGCTTATTACCAGTCTTATCCGGATGGCCTGCAGGCGGGCTCGCGCACTTTGTACACGGATATTGGGCATGTCAGTCCGCTATTTGGAGAGGTGATGGGCGTGGAGCCGCTGGCTGGCCGACTCTTTCAGAGCGATCGCAATGCGGTTGTTACCGCGCCACAAGAAGCAATGGTGGGCAGTGCGTTTGCGCGACAAAATTTCGGCAGCGCGGCACAGGCTCTCGGGCAGACCCTGAAATATGGCGGCAAGCTGCGCGTCATCGTCGGGGTGATGCCGGATGGATTCTCATTTCCCGGCAAGTCGCAGGTATGGATCGAATTGCCATCGGTTCCGGAATGGCCGAGCAGAAGCTCATATAACCAGCAGGTGGTTGCCAAGGTGAAGCCCGGGGTATCGGCGGAGCAATTGAATGCGGAGATGGCAACGCTCTCCCGGCAACTGAGTTCGGCTTATCCCGACGACAAGCTGAAGGCGCTTGAGGCGGTGCCGTTGCAGGAGCAGATTGTCGGCAAGATTCGCCCGACGCTGCGGCTGCTGATGGGTTCGGTGATTGTGGTGCTGCTGATTGTGTGCGCCAACATTACGCATCTGCAACTGGTGCGGGGGACGCTGTTGCGGCGCGAGGTGACGATTCGGGCGGCGCTGGGAGCAACGCGGAGTGCGCTGGCTCGCCGGGCGGCGTTAGAGGTGCTGCTGCTGGCGGTTGGCGGATGCGCGGTTGGAGTGCTGATCGCACTGCCTGCGTTGAAGCTGCTGGTGCGGCTGGCGCCGACGGAGATTCCGCGGCTGGCAGATGTGCGGCTGAACTTGGACGTAATTGGATTTTCGTTCCTGATCAGTCTGCTGACGATGGGTTTGACGGCTCTGCTGCCGCTGTGGCGTTCGTGGCGGATCGATCCTGCATCGGCGATGAGGCAGGACTCGGGGCGCGGGATGGAGACGCGCGGCTCAGGACGATTGCGCCAGGGGTTGATCGTTGGCGAAGTTGCTTTGACGCTGATGTTGAGCGTGGCGGCTTTGCTGCTGGTGCGGCAGCTTATCGCGGAGTCGCAGCAGTACCTGGGATTTGTGCCGGAGAAGCTGGTGGTGCTGGATACGCATGCCACCAGTGCAGCGGCGGAGATGATGGCCAATCACACGGGAGATGCGCCGTCTACCCCCGAGATGCTGGCTGCGTACAAGCAGGCCCAGGCAGCCGATGTGGAGGCGCTGCGCTCGCTGTTGGAGGGGATTCGCAGCGTGCCGGGGGTGGCGAGTGCGACGGCTGTGTCGGGTGCTCCGATGACGGACGGCGGCTCCAATGGGAACTACGCCATTCGCGGGGTGAATGAATTCAAAGCTCCGTATACGGGTATGCCGCATGCGAACTTTACCGCTGTGACTGCGGGTTATTTTGAGACGATGAGCATTCCGGTGTTGAAGGGACGCGGGATTACGGATGCGGATCGATCGGGTTCAGAGCAGGTGATACTTATCAGCGAATCCCTGGCGAGACAAAGGTTTGCGGGAGTGGACCCGATCGGGAAACAAATCATGTTTGGATGGGACGACGTTAACGGCTGGTCTACGATTGTCGGGGTCGTGGGGGATGTGCGGCAGGATTCGCCTGCTTCGGTTCCTTATCCAACCGTGTACGTATCCGTGGCGCAACACCCTATAATCGCGCCCGATATGCAGATTATGGTGCGGACCCATGCCGATGCAGGGGCGATGGCGGCTACGCTGGACAAGTACGTGAAGCGTCAGTTCCCTACGGTTGCTGTGCAGACGACGAGGATGCGGGAGAATGTAGGCGAGTCGGAGCGGGCGCAGCACTTCAGAACGCTGCTCTTTGGCAGCTTTGCCGGAGTGAGCATTTTACTGGCGATGATTGGGATGTATGGCGTGACGGCGTATACGGTGGCGCAGCGGCGGTTTGAGTTTGCGCTGCGCTTTGCGCTGGGTGCGCAACGCGGGCAAGTGCTCGCATCTGTGCTGCAGAGAGCGCTGAGCGTGGCGGGGGTTGGAGTGGTCAGTGGAGTGGTGTTGAGCCTGGCGTTGATGCGGGCGATCGGCACTCTCTTTGGACAGATGCCTGCATTCGATGCGATGTCGTATGGGATTGCTGCGGCGGGTGTGTTGCTGATTGCGTTATCGGCTACGTTGCTGCCCGCTTACCGGGCAGCAACGGTTGAGCCGATGCAGGTGCTGCGGAACGAGTAG
- a CDS encoding Gfo/Idh/MocA family protein, producing MNLRLSAAMLLVLAIPGIVLAPKTASAQNPSNAPVRVVIVGLEHGHAGGLLSSIPDQKNVELVGISEANTALAERYARQFHLDKKIFFTDTDQMLTQLHPDAVLVYTAISDHRKVIEIAARHGIMSMVEKPLATTMADAIAIRRVSEQHHVPVLVNYETTWYPSNTEAYRQVEAGKLGAIRRVVVHDGHEGPKEIHVGPEFLKWLTDPAKNGAGAMFDFGCYGADLMTWMMHGETPISVTAVALTDKPDIYPKVDDDATIIVRYPKAQLVLQPSWNWPFARKDMEVYGATGYAITVAADDLRVRYAGEKAESSIKAPPLTENEQSSLDYLVAVFRGQIHPQGDLNSLDTNMVVMQILTAARESVKSGRTIELKPLPKQ from the coding sequence ATGAATCTTCGATTGTCGGCAGCAATGCTTCTCGTGCTAGCTATTCCCGGTATCGTACTCGCGCCCAAAACCGCCTCGGCGCAGAACCCATCCAACGCGCCTGTTCGCGTCGTGATCGTCGGGCTTGAGCATGGCCACGCCGGAGGCTTGCTCTCCAGCATTCCTGACCAGAAAAACGTCGAGCTCGTCGGCATCTCAGAGGCCAATACCGCGCTCGCAGAGCGCTACGCCCGGCAGTTCCATCTCGATAAGAAGATCTTCTTCACCGATACAGACCAGATGCTCACCCAGCTCCATCCGGACGCAGTGCTCGTCTACACCGCCATCTCCGATCATCGCAAGGTGATTGAGATCGCAGCCCGCCACGGCATCATGTCCATGGTTGAGAAACCACTCGCCACCACTATGGCCGACGCCATCGCCATCCGCCGCGTCTCCGAACAGCATCATGTCCCCGTTCTCGTGAACTACGAGACCACCTGGTACCCCAGCAACACCGAAGCCTATCGCCAGGTCGAAGCAGGCAAACTCGGAGCCATCCGCCGCGTAGTCGTCCACGACGGTCACGAGGGACCAAAAGAGATTCACGTCGGTCCTGAATTCTTGAAGTGGCTCACCGATCCGGCAAAGAACGGCGCAGGCGCAATGTTCGATTTCGGCTGCTACGGCGCCGATCTCATGACCTGGATGATGCACGGCGAAACCCCGATCAGCGTGACCGCCGTCGCCCTCACCGACAAGCCCGACATCTATCCCAAGGTCGATGACGACGCCACCATCATCGTTCGCTATCCCAAGGCGCAGCTCGTCCTGCAACCCTCATGGAACTGGCCCTTCGCCCGCAAGGACATGGAAGTCTACGGCGCCACCGGCTACGCCATCACCGTTGCCGCAGACGATCTCCGCGTGCGCTACGCCGGAGAGAAAGCCGAGTCCAGCATCAAGGCGCCGCCGCTCACAGAAAACGAACAAAGCTCACTCGATTACCTGGTCGCAGTCTTTCGCGGACAGATTCACCCGCAGGGCGATCTGAATTCGCTCGATACCAACATGGTCGTGATGCAGATTCTCACCGCAGCCCGCGAATCGGTAAAGTCTGGCCGCACCATCGAACTCAAGCCACTGCCCAAACAGTAA
- a CDS encoding CRTAC1 family protein, with protein sequence MSQSKPVLRRHPVFRALYIALAGILFLTAASSAQTAGAGSQQAPAQPKNLPELVDITASTGINFDHLSSPDQRYIVESMGGGVAILDYDQDGWPDLYFTNAQSVDMALAGKKARSVLYHNNHDGTFTDVTDKAGVGYPCWGMGASVGDYNNDAWPDLLVTCFGGVVLYKNNGDGTFTDVTKAAGLGSDKAWATGAVFGDYDGDGWSDLFVSHYVDLNLGDLPKFGSSKTCKYHEIEVQCGPRGLKGSPDNLYRNNHDGTFTDVSKQAGVDDDKRFFGLTAVWSDFNQDGRLDLFVANDSEPNYLYRNDGNGHFTDVAYQAGVAVSQDGQEQANMGVALGDYEHTGRFSIAVTHFSDEYAALFRNDGAMNFTDVSYEAGIAHSTSSYVGWGDVFFDFDNDGWSDFFMVNGHVYPQVDTSDVGTRYREPKLLFLNQHNGKFADISKQAGPALQTPSVSRGVAMGDLFNDGVIDLVIENLQGNGIVLKPKGTSNHWISFELAGTQKNRLALNARVRVTAAGMVQTGEILSGGSYLSQNDLRLHFGLGAADHADKVEILWSDGTTETLANLACDHHYYVLQGKGIVPAEQNRPKLIKRP encoded by the coding sequence ATGAGCCAAAGTAAACCGGTTCTTCGCAGGCATCCAGTCTTCCGCGCACTCTATATTGCTCTTGCGGGCATATTGTTTTTAACGGCAGCGTCTTCCGCGCAGACTGCCGGAGCCGGCTCTCAACAGGCTCCCGCGCAGCCCAAGAATCTGCCCGAGCTTGTCGATATTACCGCCTCGACAGGAATCAACTTCGATCATCTCTCCTCGCCGGACCAGCGTTACATCGTCGAGTCCATGGGCGGCGGTGTGGCCATCCTTGACTATGATCAGGACGGCTGGCCCGATCTCTATTTCACAAACGCGCAGAGCGTCGACATGGCCCTGGCAGGCAAAAAGGCCAGGAGCGTTTTGTACCACAACAATCACGACGGAACGTTTACTGATGTTACAGACAAAGCAGGCGTCGGTTATCCCTGCTGGGGCATGGGTGCATCCGTCGGAGACTACAACAACGACGCCTGGCCAGACCTGCTCGTAACCTGCTTTGGCGGCGTCGTTCTCTATAAAAACAACGGCGACGGCACATTCACCGATGTAACCAAAGCCGCTGGCCTCGGCAGCGATAAAGCATGGGCCACCGGCGCAGTTTTCGGCGACTACGACGGAGATGGCTGGTCTGATTTGTTTGTCTCGCACTACGTGGATCTCAACCTGGGTGACCTGCCAAAATTTGGATCGAGCAAGACCTGCAAATATCACGAAATTGAAGTGCAATGCGGCCCCCGCGGGCTCAAAGGCTCGCCCGATAATCTCTATCGCAACAACCACGACGGCACCTTCACCGACGTATCGAAGCAGGCAGGCGTAGACGATGACAAACGCTTCTTCGGACTAACCGCCGTATGGTCTGACTTCAATCAGGATGGCCGTCTCGACCTCTTCGTAGCCAACGACAGCGAACCGAACTATCTCTACCGAAACGATGGCAACGGACACTTCACCGATGTCGCCTATCAGGCAGGCGTAGCCGTCAGTCAGGATGGCCAGGAGCAGGCCAACATGGGCGTTGCGCTTGGAGATTATGAACACACCGGGCGCTTCTCAATCGCCGTCACACACTTCAGCGATGAGTACGCAGCACTCTTTCGGAACGACGGAGCCATGAATTTCACCGACGTCTCCTACGAAGCCGGAATCGCTCACAGCACCTCATCCTATGTCGGATGGGGAGACGTATTCTTCGACTTCGATAACGACGGATGGTCCGACTTCTTCATGGTCAACGGGCACGTCTATCCGCAAGTAGACACCTCCGATGTAGGCACTCGATACCGCGAGCCGAAGTTGCTTTTCCTCAATCAACACAATGGAAAATTCGCCGACATAAGTAAGCAGGCTGGCCCCGCGCTCCAGACGCCATCGGTAAGCCGTGGTGTAGCGATGGGCGATCTTTTCAATGACGGGGTTATAGACCTGGTGATTGAAAATCTGCAGGGCAATGGCATCGTCCTCAAGCCCAAAGGCACATCCAACCACTGGATCAGTTTCGAACTCGCAGGCACGCAAAAAAATCGTCTCGCCTTGAACGCGCGTGTACGAGTGACTGCCGCAGGCATGGTGCAGACCGGAGAAATTCTCAGCGGCGGCAGCTATCTTTCACAGAACGATCTCAGGCTTCACTTCGGCCTCGGAGCCGCCGATCATGCCGACAAGGTAGAGATACTCTGGTCCGACGGAACGACAGAAACCCTCGCGAATCTAGCCTGCGATCATCATTACTACGTACTCCAGGGCAAGGGAATTGTCCCCGCGGAACAGAACCGCCCAAAGCTCATCAAGCGCCCATAA
- a CDS encoding tetratricopeptide repeat protein has product MSLKQITACIAIGISLASTACFPQATGNTQQQIQQHSQKLQEYLREKKPELAIPELQALAALDPNDVNTRANLGVLLFFKGDYANAAPQLRAAIKLQPDLWRMQALLGICEKREGDLANARTDLESSFPQLTEEKMRVQTGLEMVELYSSTGDLAKASAIIAVLREHDPTNLTILYAAYRIYSDLAGDAMLSISLTDPHSAQMHQVMAHELERQGDKVGAIAQYREALKINPALPGLHFELAEVLNATGQVANKDEAEREYRAALVVNSSDEKTECRLGDIASLRGDIEESFKHYEHAYQLQPLDPDAAIGLAKAYASLDQPQKGVPLLEQVIQQDPTNSMAHFRLSTLYRQAGRTEDAKQQIVEYKKYKEMKERLGDLYKQMRLQPGKDQNVDADEPK; this is encoded by the coding sequence ATGAGTTTGAAGCAAATTACAGCATGTATCGCAATCGGTATCTCTCTCGCGTCAACCGCCTGCTTCCCGCAGGCAACCGGAAACACGCAGCAACAGATCCAGCAACATTCGCAAAAGCTGCAGGAGTACCTCCGCGAGAAAAAGCCAGAGCTGGCGATACCCGAGCTGCAGGCACTAGCTGCCCTCGATCCGAACGACGTAAATACCCGCGCCAATCTGGGTGTGCTCCTCTTCTTCAAAGGGGACTACGCAAACGCGGCTCCCCAACTCCGCGCCGCGATCAAACTGCAGCCGGATCTGTGGAGGATGCAGGCGCTCCTCGGCATCTGCGAAAAGCGTGAAGGCGACCTGGCCAACGCACGCACCGATCTTGAATCTTCCTTCCCTCAGCTCACCGAGGAAAAGATGCGCGTCCAGACCGGACTGGAGATGGTCGAGCTATACTCCAGCACCGGCGATCTCGCAAAAGCCAGCGCCATCATTGCCGTTCTACGCGAACACGATCCGACCAACTTGACCATTCTCTACGCCGCCTATCGCATCTACTCCGACCTCGCCGGCGATGCGATGCTGAGCATATCCCTGACCGACCCTCACTCCGCGCAGATGCATCAGGTCATGGCGCATGAGCTTGAGAGGCAGGGAGACAAAGTTGGAGCCATCGCGCAATATCGCGAAGCGCTCAAAATCAATCCAGCACTGCCCGGCCTTCACTTTGAACTGGCTGAGGTCCTGAACGCCACCGGCCAGGTAGCCAACAAAGATGAAGCAGAGCGCGAGTACCGCGCCGCACTTGTCGTCAACAGTTCAGACGAAAAAACCGAGTGTCGGCTTGGCGACATCGCCTCTCTTCGCGGCGACATCGAGGAGTCATTCAAACACTACGAGCATGCCTATCAGTTGCAGCCTCTCGATCCCGATGCCGCCATCGGATTAGCCAAAGCCTACGCCTCACTGGATCAGCCGCAAAAGGGAGTGCCTCTTCTCGAACAGGTCATCCAGCAGGATCCAACCAACTCCATGGCGCATTTCCGCTTAAGCACGCTGTATCGCCAGGCAGGCCGCACCGAAGACGCCAAACAACAAATCGTCGAATACAAAAAATATAAAGAGATGAAAGAGCGCCTGGGTGATCTTTATAAGCAGATGCGTTTGCAGCCCGGTAAAGATCAAAACGTGGATGCAGATGAGCCAAAGTAA